A genomic region of Miscanthus floridulus cultivar M001 chromosome 3, ASM1932011v1, whole genome shotgun sequence contains the following coding sequences:
- the LOC136546646 gene encoding protein MEI2-like 6, giving the protein MAPSISSLSPTAPAYIPQRGAPWIPPPPVPGFTAYICMAPPPPPEFLPWPPLAPPPPPPCWSVPQAPCVPGMQEPFHGCVVPVPHGAMAMAMTPSGPAPGAWPRRHPKAKRMQRVAGPAPAANAASCGVKAAGDAKEAATNQPSPRSVLAVAAPSPPISPTTSLPTSFPYQLVLPAPPTAKAGFDSAAAPPPAEGSVAVRPPQRRGRLLRGPRRARPASRVLVRRTVKPRRLFDPSSERTSLMIRNIPNDFTRTRLMNILDEHCFIENEKIAPGGVRSEYDFLYLPIDFRSLANKGYAFVNMTSPEAAWRLFEHLHGHWWGFKHSGKTCAVDYAYREGLDELVEHFSGSRFDCHTEAYLPVRFEPPRDGTRPAEGAMHVVGRLAARLRAGDGK; this is encoded by the exons ATGGCGCCTTCCATCAGCTCCCTCAGCCCCACAGCCCCGGCCTACATCCCGCAGAGGGGCGCGCCATGGATCCCGCCGCCGCCCGTGCCTGGTTTCACGGCGTACATCTGCatggccccgccgccgccgccggagttcTTACCGTGGCCGCCCCTagctccacctccgcctccgccttgCTGGAGCGTCCCGCAGGCCCCTTGCGTCCCGGGGATGCAGGAACCTTTCCATGGATGCGTGGTGCCGGTGCCGCACGGAGCGATGGCCATGGCCATGACCCCCTCTGGGCCAGCTCCCGGTGCCTGGCCACGGCGCCATCCCAAGGCTAAGAGGATGCAGCGAGTGGCGGGTCCGGCTCCGGCGGCAAACGCGGCGTCCTGCGGCGTGAAGGCCGCCGGGGACGCGAAGGAAGCGGCGACCAACCAGCCGTCCCCGCGCTCTGTGCTCGCGGTCGCGGCTCCGAGCCCGCCCATCTCGCCGACGACGTCCCTCCCGACGTCGTTCCCGTACCAGCTGGTGCTCCCCGCGCCGCCGACGGCCAAAGCAGGCTTCGACTCTGCAGCGGCGCCTCCACCCGCCGAGGGCAGCGTGGCTGTCCGTCCACCGCAGAGACGCGGCCGGCTGCTGCGCGGGCCGCGTCGTGCGCGGCCGGCTTCGAGAGTGCTAGTGCGCCGCACCGTCAAGCCTCGGCGGCTATTCGACCCTAGTTCTGAGCGGACTAGCCTCATGATCAGAAACATTCCGAACGATTTCAC GAGGACGAGGCTGATGAACATCCTCGACGAACACTGCTTCATCGAGAACGAGAAGATCGCGCCGGGTGGGGTGAGGTCGGAATACGACTTCCTCTACCTGCCAATAGATTTTAG GAGCCTTGCCAACAAGGGCTACGCGTTCGTCAACATGACTTCGCCGGAGGCGGCCTGGCGGCTCTTCGAGCACCTCCACGGGCACTGGTGGGGGTTCAAGCACAGCGGCAAGACCTGCGCGGTGGACTACGCTTACCGAGAG GGGCTTGACGAGTTGGTCGAGCATTTTTCTGGGTCGCGTTTCGACTGCCACACCGAGGCGTACCTGCCGGTGCGGTTCGAGCCTCCGCGGGACGGCACCCGGCCGGCGGAGGGCGCGATGCATGTCGTCGGCAGGCTCGCCGCCCGCCTCCGCGCTGGAGATGGGAAGTAA